Proteins found in one Cyprinus carpio isolate SPL01 chromosome B10, ASM1834038v1, whole genome shotgun sequence genomic segment:
- the drg1 gene encoding developmentally-regulated GTP-binding protein 1, producing MSLLAKIAEIENEMARTQKNKATAHHLGLLKARLAKLRRELITPKGGSGGGTGEGFDVAKTGDARIGFVGFPSVGKSTLLSNLAGVYSEVAAYEFTTLTTVPGVIRYKGAKIQLLDLPGIIEGAKDGKGRGRQVIAVARTCNLILIVLDVLKPLGHKKLIEHELEGFGIRLNKQPPNIGFKKKDKGGINFTATCAQSELDAETVKSILSEYKIHNADITLRSDATADDLIDVVEGNRVYIPCIYVLNKIDQISIEELDVIYKIPHCVPISAHHRWNFDDLLEKIWDYLHLVRIYTKPKGQLPDYTSPVVLPDGKTSVEDFCLKIHKNLIKELKYALVWGSSVKHNPQKVGKDHVLEDEDVIQLVKK from the exons ATGAGTTTACTCGCCAAAATAGCCGAAATCGAGAACGAG ATGGCTCGTACTCAGAAGAATAAGGCCACAGCTCATCATCTGGGTTTGCTGAAGGCTAGATTAGCCAAACTGAGGAGAGAGCTCATCACTCCTAAAGGAGGCAGCGGAGGAGGCACTGGAGAGG GTTTCGATGTGGCAAAAACCGGTGATGCCCGAATAGGATTTGTGGGCTTCCCGTCAGTGGGCAAATCCACTCTTCTGAGTAACTTGGCTGGCGTGTACTCTGAGGTCGCTGCGTATGAGTTCACCACGCTGACAACTGTACCGGGAGTGATCCGGTATAAAGGAGCCAAAATTCAG CTTCTGGATCTCCCAGGTATCATCGAGGGGGCGAAAGACGGCAAGGGAAGAGGACGACAAGTCATTGCTG TTGCTCGCACTTGCAACCTCATCCTGATCGTCTTGGACGTTCTGAAGCCCCTTGGACACAAGAAGCTCATTGAACACGAGTTGGAAGGTTTTGGCATCCGGCTCAACAAGCAACCACCCAATATTGGCTTCAAGAAGAAAGACAAGGGTGGAATCAACTTCACCGCAACT TGTGCTCAAAGTGAGCTGGACGCTGAGACTGTGAAAAGCATTCTTTCCGAGTATAAGATCCACAACGCAGATATAACGCTTCGAAGCGACGCTACAGCTGATGACCTCATTGACGTGGTGGAGGGAAACCG GGTTTACATCCCCTGCATCTATGTACTCAACAAAATTGACCAGATCTCCATCGAGGAGCTGGATGTTATCTACAAAATCCCTCACTGCGTGCCAATCTCAGCTCACCACCGCTGGAACTTTGACGACCTGTTGGAAAAGATCTGGGACTACCTGCATCTAGTCCGCAT CTACACAAAGCCAAAAGGACAGCTTCCTGATTATACCTCACCTGTAGTACTTCCAGATGGGAAGACATCTGTTGAGGACTTCTGCTTAAAGATTCACAAAAACCTCATTAAAGAATTGAAATA TGCATTGGTGTGGGGGTCGTCGGTGAAGCATAACCCGCAGAAAGTCGGCAAAGACCATGTGCTAGAAGATGAGGATGTAATCCAGCTGGTCAAGAAATAA